The sequence ATTAAATCAGTTGACTTCTCCATTTAACACTCTACAGGGATTCTTACCTTCATGCATCAATTTGCCTGTAAAATTTGCAGGTCCTTAAATACCCTTGAAATCTTGAGGCTTTATTTTCCctactgtttatttttgtaacacaCAGAAGGTTTGTGAAtgtaaaccataaaaaaaatcacactcaAATTTAGAGTTTAGATGAACGGAAGTCTGCAATTATTCTACGTACTTTCTCACGTCTTTATTCTTATTAAATTCAATGCTGACAGCTCATGTAAAAGCCTATATTTTTTGTGGAAATATCCACTCATTTAATCCTATCGCTGATAGACTGAAGAAGCTGGCTCGTTCTTCCTGGCCCATGGTGCTTAGAGGGGGTGAATGCAGAATGTTTCTATGGAAACCATCAATACAAAAGTGAGGGGAACGAGGACAGCACAGTCAAGAATCAGCTTCGATTTCTGAGTTGAACACCCTCCTGAGATTCTGCACTGTTCCGTCTCTATCACACTATTACTTTGACTCATGGTTCATTCTGAGAAATGGTTTGCACAGCCGGATCAGCACTAACGGCAGCACTTTTCCATAGCTCTCCTCCAACCACTGCGCGAAAAGACCTCCTGAACTCCTCGTTCTTCCAGGTGTAGATAAAAGGGTTCAGAACAAAAAGGAGGCATAGCATAAGCCAACTGCTTGTTTCTAGACCCCGGGGCAGAGGCTGAAAGAGACCATAGAGAGCTGACCATGCAAAGGGCTCTGTGGTAATTGAAAAGACACAGCAGACAATGAGCACGTAGAGTCCCAGACGTTTGTCTTTTCGAGGGCAAGGACAGGGTAGATTATGGACCACCTGAAAGTTGAGGACACTCACTCTCTTCAGGCTGACTTGTACTTTTCTAAATATGCGGAAGTAACAATGGAGAAGGATAGCTGTTTGGCTGAGAACCGTCACCGCAGAAAGAATCGCTGTGTAGGAACTGGTTGTTGGCACTCCTTGACCAAAAAACACATAAAGTCTGAGCTGCGGACATGGAATAGACACTTCAAGTGGCCTTTGACCGAACAGCCAAGGAAGTAGGAATGCAAGAGGTAGTACCCAAGCCATAGCAATCATCCACTCTGTGTTGCGCTTTTGGTAGACGGTATGGTAGACAGTGGGCAGCTTGGTGATAAGCACAAAACGGTTCAA is a genomic window of Spea bombifrons isolate aSpeBom1 chromosome 6, aSpeBom1.2.pri, whole genome shotgun sequence containing:
- the GPR88 gene encoding probable G-protein coupled receptor 88 yields the protein MTNTTSSSIRCEEHLGTRAIVAAAYSVFAVSGTLANVLVIYLVCSFKKLKTTSNAFIVNGCVSDLLVCAFWMPQEAILVSTGRVENPTYRIFMEGVFFLWMTVSLLSHSLIALNRFVLITKLPTVYHTVYQKRNTEWMIAMAWVLPLAFLLPWLFGQRPLEVSIPCPQLRLYVFFGQGVPTTSSYTAILSAVTVLSQTAILLHCYFRIFRKVQVSLKRVSVLNFQVVHNLPCPCPRKDKRLGLYVLIVCCVFSITTEPFAWSALYGLFQPLPRGLETSSWLMLCLLFVLNPFIYTWKNEEFRRSFRAVVGGELWKSAAVSADPAVQTISQNEP